From Saccharothrix espanaensis DSM 44229, the proteins below share one genomic window:
- a CDS encoding ESX secretion-associated protein EspG has product MGEYPTILTISSHGATSDERRALLAGAWRGLAARGLVERSDLDPRLAGWLELLARPEREVDARLRLDDGPRIRAVAAARRGHAVLAMLTTETLVLQRIDESGLADAVVSLLPTHQTPRSRSISLLATDLEKAASVAGASASKMELALRDNGVPRPDAQKIASVLGGVTRMGQFGTAVRPLRNGSPGPRVRGPYAVSFYDTEEGRWQFTRRPSGDGRDWSTLSPADHQRLVHSVSELLSATG; this is encoded by the coding sequence TTGGGCGAGTACCCGACGATCCTGACGATCTCCTCGCACGGCGCGACCTCCGACGAACGCCGGGCATTGCTGGCCGGCGCCTGGCGCGGCCTGGCCGCACGGGGTCTGGTCGAGCGCAGCGACCTGGACCCGAGGCTCGCGGGTTGGCTGGAACTGTTGGCCCGCCCCGAAAGGGAGGTCGACGCCCGACTCCGGCTGGACGACGGACCCCGTATCCGGGCGGTGGCGGCGGCCCGGCGTGGTCACGCCGTGCTCGCGATGCTGACGACGGAAACGCTTGTCCTGCAACGGATCGATGAGAGCGGTCTGGCCGACGCCGTGGTATCGCTGCTGCCAACGCACCAGACTCCCCGCTCGCGTTCGATCAGCCTGCTCGCGACCGACCTGGAGAAGGCCGCGTCGGTGGCGGGCGCGTCGGCGTCCAAGATGGAGCTGGCGTTGCGGGACAACGGTGTGCCACGTCCCGACGCGCAGAAGATCGCCTCGGTGCTGGGTGGTGTGACGCGGATGGGTCAGTTCGGCACAGCGGTCCGTCCGCTGCGCAACGGCAGCCCTGGACCGCGGGTCCGAGGCCCGTACGCGGTATCTTTCTACGACACCGAGGAAGGGCGCTGGCAGTTCACCCGCCGTCCGTCAGGCGACGGTCGGGACTGGTCGACCTTGAGCCCGGCCGACCACCAGCGACTGGTTCACTCCGTGTCGGAACTGTTGTCCGCCACCGGCTGA
- a CDS encoding helix-turn-helix domain-containing protein, with product MKQQSGVSTRGIGFELEQLRRDAELTLQNVATALGVSISTVSRLENGKREATPEEVSAILAVLGVIGPTRTRLLDRARGGDGSGLVEAANPTVQSRTYLNFETRASVITDFELMLIPGLAQTPEYAHAIISAIQVDEGEPTIEVRVGRRMARQAILARSTPPAVNLILTEAALRLPIGGPKVMARQLRHLTDLCERPNTSVRVIPSTVAGHAGLLGQFVILDFPADRPVVHVEDRTTGLFLDDPALVALYRLTVEKLTTVALDEAGSVELMSSIAREFTASEEELR from the coding sequence GTGAAGCAGCAGTCCGGGGTCAGCACCAGGGGAATCGGCTTCGAACTCGAACAGTTGCGCCGGGACGCCGAGTTGACCCTGCAAAACGTCGCCACCGCGCTCGGCGTCTCGATCAGCACGGTCAGCAGGCTGGAGAACGGCAAGCGGGAGGCCACGCCCGAGGAGGTCTCGGCGATCCTGGCGGTCCTGGGCGTGATCGGCCCGACCCGCACGAGACTCCTGGACCGTGCTCGCGGCGGTGACGGCTCGGGCCTGGTCGAGGCCGCGAACCCGACCGTGCAGAGCCGCACGTACCTGAACTTCGAGACCCGCGCGAGTGTCATCACCGACTTCGAGCTGATGCTCATCCCAGGGCTCGCGCAGACACCGGAGTACGCGCACGCGATCATCTCCGCCATCCAGGTGGACGAGGGCGAGCCGACCATCGAGGTCCGGGTCGGCAGGCGGATGGCCCGCCAGGCCATCCTGGCCCGCAGCACGCCACCCGCGGTCAACCTGATCCTCACCGAGGCCGCGCTCCGCCTCCCGATCGGCGGCCCGAAGGTCATGGCACGGCAACTGCGCCACCTGACCGACCTGTGCGAACGACCGAACACCTCCGTCCGGGTGATCCCGTCGACCGTCGCCGGGCACGCCGGTCTGCTCGGCCAGTTCGTCATCCTGGACTTCCCCGCCGACCGACCGGTGGTGCACGTCGAAGACCGCACCACCGGCCTGTTCCTGGACGACCCGGCACTGGTCGCGCTCTATAGGCTGACGGTCGAGAAGCTGACGACCGTGGCGTTGGACGAGGCCGGCTCAGTCGAGCTGATGTCGTCCATCGCGCGCGAGTTCACCGCGAGCGAGGAGGAACTCCGATGA
- a CDS encoding DUF397 domain-containing protein, with translation MTASDWRKSSYSGNDSNCVEVSPGPVTGLRDSKHPESGHLAIPTPAFRAFVRSLKES, from the coding sequence ATGACCGCGTCCGACTGGCGGAAGAGCAGCTACAGCGGGAATGACAGCAACTGCGTGGAAGTGTCACCGGGACCGGTGACCGGCTTGCGGGACTCGAAGCACCCGGAATCGGGCCACCTCGCGATCCCCACGCCGGCCTTCCGCGCGTTCGTCCGATCGCTCAAGGAGAGCTAA